The Populus nigra chromosome 14, ddPopNigr1.1, whole genome shotgun sequence genome has a segment encoding these proteins:
- the LOC133672952 gene encoding PHD finger-containing protein 1-like, with product MNVCQKCGDRGDVKRLIYCNKCHVSAEHSYCLDTLPRKGEKEVLWACEECCSIDANPTPVSSRKSERIEGASKIKLNRMKLRKQTRFPPVTAKAYTDSSSQVKQPVSDYCCLKEAIETQSTSQCLQNEELKKPRRRLVVKDDSSSDEESDIIECLVVNPLQSAPAVAADSLNVSHSSPSSESDKYIHAKPIIDPIWKGSFNIQNLENHTPVLLLAHLSTNACSKVWDAASTLPAHLNIEILSRSDAWPHKFQITPPTVESIGLYFFPQRERDEKVFESLLDEMIIHDRALKAVINDLELLVFSSCELPQEHWRFCQKYYLWGVFKATKKHAVASNAEASMPSNLSNNAGTQDGESVGLVTRNPLKVP from the exons ATGAATGTTTGTCAGAAGTGTGGTGATAGGGGAGATGTGAAACGTCTCATATACTGTAACAAGTGTCACGTTTCAGCCGAGCATAG TTATTGTCTGGACACATTGCCAAGGAAAGGCGAGAAAGAAGTCCTTTGGGCATGCGAGGAATGTTGCTCAATAGATGCTAATCCTACTCCAGTTTCATCAAGAAAAAGTGAACGAATAGAAGGAGCTTCCAAGATTAAGTTGAATAGGATGAAGTTGAGAAAGCAGACCAGATTTCCTCCAGTTACAGCAAAGGCTTATACAGATAGTTCGAGCCAAGTGAAGCAGCCTGTAAGTGACTATTGTTGCCTGAAAGAGGCGATAGAAACACAATCAACTTCTCAATGTCTTCAAAATGAAGAGCTCAAAAAACCAAGGAGGAGGTTGGTTGTTAAAGATGATAGCAGCTCAGATGAGGAATCTGACATTATTGAATGTTTGGTTGTCAATCCTCTTCAATCAGCTCCTGCTGTTGCTGCTGATTCACTGAATGTATCCCACAGTTCACCATCTTCAGAATCCGATAAATACATCCATGCAAAACCAATCATCGATCCAATTTGGAA GGGAAGCTTCAACATTCAAAATTTGGAAAATCATACTCCTGTCTTACTTTTGGCCCATTTATCGACAAATGCTTGCTCAAAAGTATGGGATGCAGCGAGTACCCTCCCAGCACATCTGAACATAGAAATTTTGTCCAGGTCTGATGCATGGCCCCATAAGTTTCAGATAACACCGCCCACTGTTGAAAGTAtcggtctttatttttttccacaaaGAGAAAG AGAtgaaaaagtttttgaaagtcTTCTGGATGAGATGATAATTCATGATCGAGCTCTGAAGGCGGTGATAAATGACTTGGAACTGTTGGTCTTCTCTTCTTGTGAACTGCCCCAAGAACATTGGc GTTTCTGCCAAAAGTATTATTTGTGGGGGGTGTTTAAAGCAACTAAAAAACATGCTGTTGCTAGCAATGCAGAGGCTTCCATGCCCTCCAACCTCTCAAATAATGCTGGCACTCAAGATGGGGAGAGTGTTGGATTAGTCACCCGGAATCCACTCAAAGTCCCTTAA